One Siniperca chuatsi isolate FFG_IHB_CAS linkage group LG3, ASM2008510v1, whole genome shotgun sequence genomic region harbors:
- the LOC122873336 gene encoding complement C3-like isoform X3 — translation MVEAELRGIQIVTSPYTIHFKNTAKYFKPGMSFDITVEVVNPDGTPAQGVEVVVDPGEVRGLTAANGMARLSINTEENPKPLTVTAETKDPRILTERQASANMTALPYSTNSNNYIHIGVDTAEVTLGENLKISLNLNRQENTQNDITYLILSRGQLVKYGRYKTKGQVLISMIVTVTKNMLPSFRIIAYYHTNDNEVVSDSVWVDAKDSCMGSLKLESSTPSSSYEPRRMFGLKVTGDPGATVGLVAVDKGVYVLNNNHRLNQKKVWDMVETYDTGCTPGGGKDGMSVFYDAGLLFESNTASGTPYRLELKCPAPSRRKRATTIMDVTTSLVSQYQDELQRDCCLDGIRDIPVSYTCERRSEYIMDGAACVEAFLHCCKEMESQRAEKKEDNLVLARSEDDNSYMDSNEIVSRTKFPESWLWSDIKLPPCSRQNPNCDTTSFVKNVPLQDSITTWQFTGISLSRTHGICVAEPLEVIVRKEFFIDLRLPYSAVRGEQLEVKAVVYNYSPNPATVYVDLIEEAHVCSAASKRGKYHQEVKVGPQTTRSVPFIIIPTREGKYRVEVKAAVKDSSLNDGVMKMLRVVPEGLLVKSPQIVTLDPAKKGVGGKQILIYNSGIPKKDFVPNTPTSTQISLTGRKQNVLKNDISGNSMGSLIYQPSGCGEENMIHMTLPVIATTYLDKTNQWEPVDIERRNDALQHISTGYQNQLAYRKNDGSFAANPGDQSSTWLTAYVAKVFAMANNLVAVQSNDICDAVKFLILNAQQPDGSFREVGRVAHGEMIGNVLGTDSDASMTAFCLIAMQESRTICAALVNSLPGSIDKAVAYLEKRLSSLTNPYAVTMTSYALANENKLNKEIFYKFASPEVSHWQVPMGRVYTLEATAYALLALVKAKAFEEARPVVRWFNKQRRVSGGYESTQATIMVYQAVAEYWASAKGPEYDLNVDILLPGRSKPDKYNFNSDNHYATRTSKINGINQNVKVTATGTGEATLTMVSLYYALPKEKDCQKFNMSVQFLPEKMDEDEKIYKLRIEVLYKDKEHDATMSILDVGLLTGFTVNTNDLSLLSKGRARTISKYKMNTVESERGSLIIYLDKVSHTRPEEITFRIHQKLKVGVLQPAAVSVYEYYDHQNSNQTPCVKFYHPERKAGQLLRLCRNDECTCAEENCSMQKKGNISNNERTAKSCETQVNSKIDFVYKVRLEEFTDGLSTDIYTVRVLEVIKEGSFDVGPRGKLRTFLSYPHCRESLDLGTGKTYLIMGTSKDIHRDELSQSYQYVLGERTWIEYWPTEAECLIEEYIPTCLGMEEMVLQYTGFGCLH, via the exons ATGGTGGAGGCAGAGTTGAGAGGTATCCAGATTGTCACATCACCTTACACCATCCACTTCAAGAATACGGCCAAATATTTCAAACCAGGAATGTCCTTTGATATTACG GTTGAAGTTGTAAATCCTGACGGCACTCCAGCACAAGGTGTTGAAGTGGTGGTGGATCCGGGGGAGGTACGGGGCCTCACTGCAGCCAATGGCATGGCAAGGCTTTCCATCAATACAGAGGAAAATCCTAAACCACTGACAGTCACA GCAGAGACCAAGGATCCTCGTATTTTAACTGAAAGGCAAGCATCAGCCAACATGACAGCTCTCCCATACAGCACTAACAGCAACAATTACATCCACATAG GTGTGGATACAGCTGAAGTAACATTAGGAGAAAACCTGAAAATCAGCCTCAACCTCAACAGGcaggaaaatacacaaaatgacaTCACATACTTG ATCCTGAGCAGAGGTCAACTGGTGAAATATGGCCGTTACAAAACAAAAGGTCAAGTACTGATATCCATGATAGTCACTGTTACCAAAAACATGCTGCCATCATTCCGCATCATAGCCTACTACCATACAAATGATAACGAAGTGGTATCAGACTCTGTTTGGGTGGATGCAAAGGACTCCTGCATGGGCTCG TTGAAGCTTGAATCATCAACACCTTCTTCATCCTATGAGCCTCGCAGGATGTTTGGTCTGAAGGTCACAGGAGATCCAGGAGCCACAGTGGGACTGGTTGCAGTTGACAAAGGCGTCTATGTCCTAAACAACAACCACCGCCTCAACCAgaaaaag GTGTGGGACATGGTAGAGACGTACGACACAGGCTGCACACCAGGTGGAGGGAAGGATGGCAtgagtgtgttttacgatgctGGGCTGTTGTTTGAGTCCAACACGGCTTCTGGGACTCCCTACAGACTAG AATTGAAATGTCCGGCCCCCAGCAGGAGGAAACGAGCCACTACTATAATGGACGTCACCACCAGCTTAG TGAGTCAATATCAAGATGAACTGCAACGTGACTGTTGTTTGGATGGCATAAGGGACATCCCCGTTTCATACACCTGTGAGAGGCGCAGCGAGTACATCATGGACGGTGCAGCCTGTGTGGAGGCCTTCCTGCACTGCTGCAAGGAGATGGAAAGCCAGCGAGCTGAGAAGAAGGAGGATAACCTCGTACTGGCTCGCA GTGAGGATGACAACAGTTACATGGACAGCAATGAAATTGTTTCTCGCACAAAGTTTCCTGAAAGTTGGCTGTGGTCAGATATCAAACTGCCTCCTTGCTCTCGACAAAACCCTAACTG TGACACCACAtcatttgtgaaaaatgttcctTTGCAAGACTCAATCACTACCTGGCAGTTCACTGGCATTAGTCTGTCAAGAACTCACG gtaTCTGTGTGGCCGAACCATTAGAGGTAATTGTCCGGAAGGAATTCTTCATTGATCTCAGACTGCCGTACTCTGCTGTCCGTGGAGAGCAGCTAGAAGTTAAAGCAGTCGTCTACAACTACAGCCCCAATCCTGCCACC GTGTATGTGGATCTGATTGAGGAGGCACATGTGTGCAGTGCAGCTTCTAAGCGTGGGAAATACCATCAGGAGGTCAAAGTTGGGCCCCAAACTACACGATCTGTACCATTCATTATTATTCCCACAAGGGAGGGAAAATACCGTGTTGAGGTCAAAGCAGCTGTCAAAGACTCATCACTCAATGATGGAGTTATGAAGATGCTGCGGGTGGTG CCAGAAGGCTTACTGGTTAAATCTCCTCAGATTGTAACTCTAGACCCTGCAAAAAAAGGTGTAG GTGGTAAACAAATACTAATTTACAACAGTGGAATTCCTAAGAAAGATTTTGTTCCAAACACTCCTACTAGCACACAGATCTCTTTGACAG GAAGAAAGCAAAATGTGCTGAAGAATGACATTAGTGGGAACTCTATGGGTAGTCTGATCTACCAGCCCTCGGGCTGTGGAGAGGAGAACATGATCCACATGACCCTACCTGTCATTGCAACCACGTATTTGGACAAAACCAACCAGTGGGAACCTGTGGACATTGAGAGACGTAATGACGCCCTCCAACACATCAGCACCG gTTACCAGAATCAGCTTGCCTACCGTAAAAATGATGGATCTTTTGCTGCAAATCCTGGTGACCAAAGCAGCACCTG GCTGACAGCCTATGTTGCCAAGGTGTTTGCCATGGCCAACAATCTGGTGGCAGTGCAAAGCAATGACATCTGTGATGCTGTCAAGTTTCTGATTCTCAACGCACAGCAACCTGACGGCTCGTTTAGAGAAGTTGGACGTGTGGCCCATGGAGAGATGATC ggtAATGTGCTCGGCACAGATTCAGACGCCTCCATGACAGCCTTCTGCCTTATTGCTATGCAGGAGTCACGCACGATATGTGCTGCCCTTGTTAAT AGTCTGCCAGGCAGTATAGACAAAGCAGTGGCCTACCTGGAGAAGCGTCTGTCCAGCCTCACCAATCCATATGCTGTTACAATGACATCATATGCCCTGGccaatgaaaacaaactgaacaagGAGATCTTTTACAAGTTTGCTTCCCCAG AGGTCTCCCACTGGCAGGTACCTATGGGACGTGTTTACACACTGGAGGCCACAGCTTACGCTCTTCTTGCTCTGGTCAAGGCCAAG GCCTTTGAAGAAGCCAGACCTGTTGTGAGATGGTTCAACAAACAGCGAAGAGTGAGTGGAGGCTATGAATCAACTCAG GCTACTATAATGGTGTATCAGGCTGTAGCTGAGTACTGGGCCAGTGCTAAAGGACCAGAGTATGATCTGAATGTGGACATCTTGTTGCCAGGCCGGTCAAAACCTGACAAGTACAACTTCAACAGCGACAACCACTATGCCACAAGAACATCTAAA ATCAATGGTATAAACCAGAATGTGAAAGTGACTGCCACAGGCACAGGAGAAGCAACACTGACA ATGGTGTCGCTGTATTATGCTCTGCCCAAAGAAAAGGACTGTCAGAAGTTTAACATGTCAGTGCAGTTCCTCCCAG AGAAAATGGATGAGGATGAGAAGATATACAAGTTGAGAATAGAGGTTTT GTATAAGGACAAGGAGCACGATGCAACCATGTCAATCTTGGATGTTGGCTTGTTAACTGGCTTCACTGTTAACACAAATGACCTGAGTTTG ttgtCCAAAGGACGTGCCCGcactatttcaaaatataagATGAACACCGTCGAGTCAGAAAGAGGCTCACTCATCATCTACCTGGATAAG GTTTCTCACACACGACCAGAGGAGATCACTTTTAGGATCCATCAGAAGCTGAAAGTGGGCGTCTTACAACCAGCTGCTGTGTCTGTCTATGAATACTATGACCATCAAAACAGTAACC AAACACCTTGTGTGAAATTCTACCATCCAGAGAGGAAAGCTGGACAGCTACTGCGGCTCTGTAGAAATGATGAATGCACATGTGCTGAAG AGAACTGCAGTATGCAGAAGAAGGGCAACATCAGCAATAATGAGCGCACAGCTAAGTCCTGTGAGACTCAAGTGAACAGCAAAATAGATTTTG TGTACAAAGTGAGACTGGAAGAATTTACAGATGGTTTGTCCACTGACATTTACACAGTACGGGTACTGGAAGTCATCAAAGAAG GAAG